The following are encoded in a window of Rhodomicrobium lacus genomic DNA:
- a CDS encoding glycoside hydrolase family 3 N-terminal domain-containing protein → MTEDAARIEGLLRAMTLEEKVGQLTMIRADFDAAGSTLLAPKLADIAAGRAGSVLDLRGASAILMGQKAAVENSRLKIPLLFTLDVLHGYRTIFPVPLGEAAAFDPDLWTRTARAAAVEAAADGIALTYAPMLDVARDPRWGRIVESAGEDPFVTARFAEAKVKGFQTDDLARSDAVAATAKHFAGYAAVNAGREYASADFSQRTLEEVYLPPFAASVNAGVAAIMPAFIELAGVPLTAHRALLTGVLRERFGFDGVLISDFFAVAELIRHGVAADAAEAAALALNAGVDIDMASGTYTEGLPDALGRGLVRIETIDAAVRRVLALKLALGLFEKPYARGEGALAPATIKAHRALSREAARQSVVLLQNNGALPLPAQTSRLAVIGPLADAPGEMLGPWRAAGEASETVSFLAGVETAFPQATVFHANGGDIPAALEAARASDAVLLFLGETANMSGEANSRARPVIPEAQRALAEAVFALGKPVIVTLTSGRPLVAPWLFEKAHAVLAAWFLGSEAGNALGDILSGAAAPGGKLPLSWPFDAGQIPVYYGERPTGRPADPENHDTSKYLDVPNAPQFPFGHGLTYTRFDYTEPRASVATLRPGEILTVEVDIANIGDVAGEEIVYLFIRDPLASVTRPLLELKAFTRIKALPGERVTAHFRLATDAFSFPDADGKPRLESGEIEILTGPGAAPSLLKRCRVHILTNE, encoded by the coding sequence ATGACGGAAGACGCTGCACGGATCGAAGGCCTGCTTCGGGCTATGACCCTCGAAGAGAAGGTCGGCCAGCTTACGATGATAAGGGCCGATTTTGACGCGGCCGGTTCGACGCTTCTGGCGCCGAAGCTGGCCGATATTGCGGCGGGCCGCGCGGGCAGCGTTCTCGATTTGCGTGGCGCGAGCGCAATCCTTATGGGGCAGAAGGCTGCCGTAGAAAACTCCCGCCTGAAAATCCCGCTTCTCTTCACGCTCGACGTGCTGCACGGCTATCGCACGATCTTTCCCGTACCGCTCGGCGAAGCGGCGGCCTTCGATCCCGACTTGTGGACGCGCACCGCGCGCGCGGCGGCTGTCGAGGCGGCGGCGGATGGCATCGCGCTGACCTATGCGCCGATGCTCGACGTGGCGCGCGATCCGCGCTGGGGCCGCATCGTCGAAAGCGCGGGCGAGGATCCATTTGTGACGGCGCGCTTCGCCGAGGCGAAGGTGAAGGGCTTCCAGACGGACGATCTCGCGCGCAGCGACGCCGTGGCGGCAACCGCCAAGCACTTCGCGGGCTACGCCGCCGTCAATGCGGGGCGCGAATACGCTTCCGCCGACTTCTCGCAACGCACACTGGAAGAGGTTTACCTTCCGCCCTTCGCCGCCTCCGTGAATGCGGGCGTTGCGGCCATCATGCCAGCCTTCATCGAACTGGCGGGCGTGCCGCTGACCGCGCATCGCGCGCTGCTGACCGGCGTTCTGCGCGAACGCTTCGGCTTCGACGGCGTGCTCATCAGCGATTTCTTCGCCGTGGCGGAACTCATCAGGCACGGCGTCGCCGCGGATGCTGCGGAAGCGGCGGCGCTCGCGCTGAATGCGGGCGTCGACATCGACATGGCGAGCGGCACCTACACCGAAGGGTTGCCGGATGCGCTCGGGCGCGGTCTCGTTCGCATCGAGACCATCGACGCCGCCGTGCGCCGGGTGCTTGCGCTGAAACTCGCGCTCGGCCTTTTCGAAAAGCCGTACGCGCGCGGCGAGGGCGCACTTGCGCCCGCAACGATCAAGGCGCACCGGGCGCTTTCCCGCGAGGCCGCCCGGCAATCCGTCGTGCTCCTGCAAAACAACGGCGCGCTGCCGCTCCCGGCTCAAACGAGCCGCCTCGCCGTCATCGGGCCATTGGCTGACGCGCCAGGCGAAATGCTCGGACCCTGGCGGGCGGCGGGCGAAGCGTCCGAAACGGTGAGTTTCCTCGCAGGTGTGGAGACTGCGTTTCCGCAAGCTACTGTATTCCACGCGAACGGCGGAGATATCCCCGCCGCGCTCGAAGCCGCGCGCGCATCGGATGCGGTGCTTCTGTTCCTTGGGGAAACCGCCAACATGTCGGGCGAGGCCAACAGCCGCGCACGGCCCGTCATTCCCGAAGCGCAGCGCGCGCTGGCCGAAGCTGTTTTCGCGCTCGGCAAGCCGGTTATCGTGACGTTGACATCCGGCCGCCCACTGGTCGCGCCGTGGCTGTTCGAGAAGGCGCACGCCGTTCTGGCAGCCTGGTTTCTCGGCTCTGAAGCTGGCAACGCGCTTGGCGACATCCTCAGCGGCGCAGCGGCGCCCGGGGGCAAGCTGCCGCTGAGCTGGCCGTTCGATGCGGGCCAGATCCCCGTCTACTACGGCGAACGACCGACGGGCCGCCCCGCCGACCCCGAAAATCACGACACGAGCAAATATCTCGACGTGCCGAACGCACCGCAGTTTCCTTTTGGCCACGGCTTGACGTACACGCGCTTCGACTACACCGAGCCGCGTGCGAGCGTCGCAACCTTGAGGCCGGGAGAGATCCTTACCGTCGAAGTCGACATCGCGAACATCGGGGATGTGGCGGGCGAAGAAATTGTATATTTGTTTATCCGCGATCCGCTCGCTTCCGTGACGCGGCCCCTGCTCGAACTGAAAGCCTTCACCAGGATAAAAGCGCTTCCCGGCGAACGCGTTACGGCGCATTTCCGTCTGGCTACGGACGCTTTTTCCTTCCCCGACGCCGACGGGAAACCGCGCCTCGAATCCGGCGAAATCGAAATCCTCACAGGCCCAGGCGCCGCCCCTTCATTGTTAAAACGCTGTCGTGTTCATATCCTAACAAACGAATAA